From Lasioglossum baleicum unplaced genomic scaffold, iyLasBale1 scaffold2391, whole genome shotgun sequence, a single genomic window includes:
- the LOC143221438 gene encoding carboxylic ester hydrolase-like yields EWLFTPGLLFGPVVEERGPYAFISRPPIEIINSGDAYDVPWISGVVREEALYITELIDNKTLIRHLNNHWDDIAPYLLGFYDTVPRSQYKRLAEKIRKHYLGSEPFDDKTLTTTLYMISHRMFEHGFEKAVRLQAEKNKSPVWSYYYNYKPTPRQSELMSNSINNLGVNYSDDIRLVIDSYISDVTEPQDVKMQQILLDFYTSFAIEGKPRVGHADWQPLNLNDKEFHYLNISNPESIKMEFNPDFAQKHFWDSINFNENKVH; encoded by the exons GAATGGCTGTTCACTCCTGGCCTCCTTTTCGGTCCAGTTGTAGAAGAACGTGGTCCTTATGCCTTCATCTCACGTCCACCGATCGAAATTATCAATAGTGGAGACGCATACGATGTCCCTTGGATTTCCGGAGTGGTTAGGGAAGAAGCATTATACATAACTG AATTAATCGATAATAAGACGCTAATAAGGCATCTAAACAACCACTGGGACGATATTGCACCCTATTTGCTCGGTTTTTACGATACAGTTCCGCGCAGTCAGTATAAACGGCTGGCAGAAAAGATCAGAAAACATTATCTAGGATCTGAACCATTCGACGACAAGACTCTGACGACGACGTTATATATGATAAGTCATCGAATGTTCGAGCATGGTTTCGAGAAGGCTGTGAGATTGCAAGCTGAGAAAAATAAGAGCCCCGTATGGTCCTACTACTATAATTACAAACCTACGCCCCGCCAGAGTGAACTTATGAGTAATTCGATAAACAATCttg GAGTAAACTATAGCGATGACATACGCCTTGTGATCGATTCTTACATCTCAGATGTCACTGAACCACAGGATGTAAAAATGCAACAAATACTACTGGATTTTTACACGTCATTTGCTATAGAAGG aaaacCTCGAGTCGGACATGCAGACTGGCAGCCATTGAATCTCAACGACAAAGAATTCCATTATCTGAACATATCTAACCCAGAAAGTATAAAAATGGAGTTCAACCCCGACTTTGCTCAAAAGCATTTCTGGGACTCGATAAACTTTAACGAAAACaaagtacattaa